A window of the Methanoculleus horonobensis genome harbors these coding sequences:
- the malQ gene encoding 4-alpha-glucanotransferase, giving the protein MRDAVMPAGNAVSITSFPAPMERDLFDRTPRRRGIRLYVETAPEGRVIRRRCMIQTRGSGILLHITSLPSPYGIGDFGPAAYRFVDALERARQHYWQILPLNPTETAYAHSPYSSPSAFGANTLLISPEMLVREGYLRKSELEPVPGFPEGRAAYEAAAWYRERLFTAAYERFRHSGPDRGFETFCDGAGWWLDDHALFVALKDRFRGHAWNRWPEEIRAREPGALKEMRELLDDQIRKEKFLQYVAARQWSALRRYCTGRGIQVIGDIPIYVAYDSVDVWANPGIFKLDEDLRPTVVAGVPPDIFSRTGQLWGNPVYDWAALHERGYDWWAGRIARSAELYDLFRIDHFRAFADYYEVPAGDATAERGTWVDGPGEDFFEALARKHPCFAIVAEDLGANTPAVQALLDRFDFPGMKILLFAFGEGIEKTPHIPHSYVHNLICYTGTHDNNTARGWFEEEASEEDKERFFTYIGRKVGADEVHRELVRLGMTSVARACIVPMQDVLGLGAAARMNYPSTTTGNWVWRMTPEEFAGAPFEWLRDLAELTGRG; this is encoded by the coding sequence ATGCGGGATGCGGTCATGCCGGCAGGTAACGCCGTCTCAATCACCTCCTTTCCGGCCCCTATGGAGCGGGATCTATTTGACCGTACCCCTCGCCGGCGCGGGATAAGACTATACGTTGAGACCGCCCCAGAAGGGCGGGTTATCCGGAGAAGATGTATGATCCAGACACGGGGAAGCGGCATACTCCTGCATATCACGTCCCTGCCGTCGCCGTACGGCATCGGGGACTTCGGCCCGGCGGCATACCGGTTCGTCGATGCGCTTGAGCGCGCCCGGCAGCACTACTGGCAGATCCTGCCGCTCAACCCGACAGAGACGGCATACGCCCACTCCCCCTACTCGAGCCCGTCGGCGTTCGGTGCAAACACCCTCCTCATCAGCCCCGAGATGCTCGTCCGGGAAGGCTACCTCAGAAAGAGCGAACTGGAGCCGGTGCCCGGGTTCCCGGAGGGGCGGGCGGCATACGAGGCGGCCGCGTGGTACCGGGAACGGCTGTTTACGGCCGCCTACGAACGGTTCCGCCACTCCGGGCCGGATCGCGGGTTCGAGACGTTCTGCGACGGGGCGGGGTGGTGGCTCGACGACCACGCGCTCTTCGTCGCGCTCAAAGACCGTTTCCGCGGGCACGCGTGGAACCGGTGGCCGGAGGAGATCCGGGCAAGGGAGCCGGGGGCGCTCAAAGAGATGCGCGAACTCCTCGACGACCAAATACGAAAGGAGAAGTTCCTCCAGTACGTCGCCGCCCGGCAGTGGTCGGCCCTCCGGCGCTACTGCACCGGCCGGGGCATCCAGGTGATCGGCGACATCCCGATCTACGTCGCCTACGACAGCGTCGACGTCTGGGCGAACCCCGGGATCTTCAAACTCGACGAAGACCTCCGCCCGACCGTTGTCGCCGGGGTGCCGCCCGATATCTTCAGCAGAACCGGGCAGCTCTGGGGGAACCCGGTCTACGACTGGGCCGCACTCCATGAGCGCGGTTACGACTGGTGGGCGGGCCGGATCGCCCGGTCGGCCGAACTCTACGATCTCTTCCGGATCGACCACTTCCGGGCGTTCGCCGACTACTACGAGGTTCCGGCGGGAGATGCGACGGCGGAGCGCGGCACCTGGGTCGACGGGCCGGGAGAAGACTTCTTCGAGGCGCTCGCCCGAAAGCATCCCTGCTTTGCCATCGTCGCCGAGGACCTGGGGGCGAACACCCCCGCCGTTCAGGCCCTCCTCGACCGGTTCGACTTCCCGGGGATGAAGATCCTCCTCTTCGCGTTCGGCGAAGGGATCGAGAAGACCCCGCACATCCCGCACAGCTACGTCCATAACCTCATCTGCTACACGGGGACGCACGACAACAACACGGCACGGGGGTGGTTCGAGGAGGAGGCGTCGGAAGAGGATAAGGAGCGGTTCTTCACCTACATCGGGCGGAAGGTGGGGGCGGACGAGGTTCACCGGGAGCTCGTCCGGCTCGGGATGACCTCGGTCGCCCGGGCATGCATCGTCCCGATGCAGGACGTCCTCGGCCTCGGCGCCGCGGCACGGATGAACTACCCCTCGACCACCACGGGGAACTGGGTGTGGCGGATGACGCCGGAGGAGTTCGCCGGTGCGCCGTTCGAGTGGCTCCGCGATCTTGCGGAACTCACCGGGCGGGGGTGA
- a CDS encoding class I SAM-dependent methyltransferase, whose amino-acid sequence MGDIVRRKWMTMMDVHAGEVERVYGGPVGLIWEMLASEDADPDLDALAERAGIGEESRVLALLPGAGGAARRIAREYGATVIGLAAIPRMVDEAVRRTEEAGLTGRVDFQQGNPLETAFHDGVFDAVWGEGTWCYVTDRDLMIREAFRVLKPGGTLAFTDWVQVRASDDEWHTRDTFRIFPYFETMESYALLLERNGFSVMDRGEIPGDPARQVAGIRERLERGRETIVGLFSDEAYDDTLQALGLWERAAGRGLVGRGWLVAKKP is encoded by the coding sequence ATGGGCGACATCGTGCGGCGGAAATGGATGACGATGATGGACGTCCACGCCGGGGAGGTGGAGCGGGTCTACGGCGGGCCGGTCGGGCTCATCTGGGAGATGCTCGCGAGCGAGGACGCCGATCCCGATCTTGACGCCCTCGCAGAGAGGGCCGGGATTGGTGAGGAAAGCAGGGTGCTTGCCCTCCTCCCGGGCGCGGGAGGAGCCGCCCGGCGCATCGCCCGGGAGTACGGCGCGACCGTGATCGGGCTTGCCGCGATACCGCGGATGGTCGACGAAGCCGTCAGGAGAACCGAGGAGGCCGGGCTCACCGGCCGGGTCGACTTCCAGCAGGGAAACCCGCTCGAGACGGCGTTCCACGACGGGGTCTTCGACGCCGTCTGGGGCGAGGGCACCTGGTGCTACGTGACGGACAGGGACCTGATGATACGCGAGGCCTTCCGCGTCTTAAAGCCGGGGGGAACCCTTGCGTTCACCGACTGGGTGCAGGTTCGGGCCAGCGACGACGAGTGGCATACCCGGGATACCTTCAGGATCTTCCCCTACTTCGAGACTATGGAGAGCTACGCGCTGCTCCTGGAGCGGAACGGATTTTCCGTCATGGACCGGGGGGAGATCCCGGGAGACCCCGCCAGGCAGGTCGCCGGGATCCGCGAGCGGCTGGAACGCGGCCGGGAGACGATCGTCGGGCTCTTCAGCGACGAGGCCTACGACGACACCCTGCAGGCGCTTGGCCTCTGGGAGAGGGCAGCCGGCCGGGGGCTCGTCGGCCGCGGGTGGCTGGTCGCGAAGAAACCCTGA
- a CDS encoding DUF2795 domain-containing protein: MTASRIHEYLRDAPYPATREDLVDYAREAGAPDDILLALERLPERRYASPDLVTETIGMLM, from the coding sequence ATGACCGCATCCCGCATCCACGAGTACCTCCGCGACGCCCCGTACCCGGCGACCCGGGAGGATCTGGTCGACTACGCCCGCGAAGCCGGCGCACCGGACGATATCCTGCTGGCGCTCGAACGGTTGCCGGAGAGGCGGTATGCGAGCCCGGATCTCGTGACCGAGACGATCGGGATGCTGATGTGA